From a single Labrenzia sp. PHM005 genomic region:
- the urtB gene encoding urea ABC transporter permease subunit UrtB, whose amino-acid sequence MSLLKSFLVLLCLLTGFSASASAQSAPETLRSLINELAKGKYKETEQQIGALAATGDPAVAPALEALGAGSLYYRKSDNLVFIAEKDGKSFNLTDPLTLETAGIAGKREVKKIKVNNKLRRVIRAALGSLTLQAVDPAVRMTAAQSIFKAQDPEKIEALDAALDTETDETVRTVMEQARAAAILNSDLDDADKLAAVETLTEMGNRDALSLLINVEARSDGALKTAAASGVAKIQKSIATWDAAQNVWYGLSLGSVLLLAAIGLAITFGVMGVINMAHGEMVMIGAYVTFVVQELIRTSAPGLFEYSLFIALPLAFLASGCIGIAIERGVIRWLYGRPLETLLATWGISLILQQAVRSIFGPTNREVGNPDWMSGAFELGQMTITYNRMWIILFAFLVFAGLLLVLKKTPFGLYTRAVTQNRRMAASMGIRTPWIDALTFGLGSGIAGIAGVALSQIDNVSPNLGQGYIIDSFMVVVFGGVGNLWGTLVGAMTLGVVNKFLEPYAGAVLAKILVLVFIILFIQKRPRGLFALKGRAVEA is encoded by the coding sequence ATGTCCTTATTGAAATCCTTTCTCGTTCTTCTGTGCCTGCTGACTGGGTTTTCTGCCTCAGCTTCCGCACAAAGTGCTCCGGAAACGCTTCGCTCCTTGATCAACGAACTGGCCAAGGGAAAATACAAGGAAACCGAACAGCAGATTGGCGCACTCGCCGCGACCGGTGATCCTGCTGTTGCTCCTGCCCTTGAGGCGCTCGGCGCTGGCAGCCTTTATTACCGGAAATCGGACAATCTGGTCTTCATCGCGGAAAAGGACGGCAAGTCCTTCAACCTTACAGACCCTTTGACGCTGGAAACAGCCGGAATCGCTGGCAAGCGCGAGGTCAAGAAGATTAAGGTGAATAACAAGCTGCGCCGGGTCATCCGTGCTGCGCTTGGCTCCTTGACACTGCAAGCGGTTGATCCAGCGGTTCGCATGACCGCCGCCCAATCAATTTTCAAAGCTCAAGATCCTGAAAAAATCGAAGCGCTGGATGCTGCTCTTGATACGGAAACCGACGAAACGGTCCGCACTGTCATGGAGCAGGCCCGGGCGGCTGCCATTCTGAATTCAGATCTTGATGATGCTGACAAACTGGCGGCCGTTGAAACGCTGACAGAAATGGGCAACCGCGACGCCCTGTCCTTGCTGATCAATGTTGAAGCCCGCTCTGATGGGGCGCTGAAAACCGCCGCCGCATCGGGTGTCGCGAAAATCCAGAAATCCATTGCAACGTGGGATGCCGCGCAGAACGTCTGGTATGGCCTGTCGCTCGGCTCTGTTCTTCTTTTGGCCGCTATTGGCTTGGCCATCACCTTCGGTGTGATGGGCGTCATCAACATGGCGCATGGCGAAATGGTGATGATCGGGGCCTATGTCACCTTTGTCGTGCAGGAGCTGATCCGGACTTCCGCGCCGGGCCTTTTTGAGTATTCTCTGTTCATCGCCCTGCCGCTCGCTTTCCTGGCCTCCGGCTGCATCGGGATTGCCATTGAGCGCGGTGTGATCCGCTGGCTCTATGGCCGCCCGTTGGAAACACTGCTCGCCACCTGGGGCATTTCGCTGATCCTGCAACAAGCTGTCCGCTCCATCTTCGGGCCAACCAACCGTGAGGTCGGCAATCCGGACTGGATGTCCGGTGCGTTCGAACTCGGCCAGATGACCATCACCTATAACCGGATGTGGATCATCCTGTTTGCCTTTCTGGTCTTTGCCGGTCTGCTGCTTGTCTTGAAGAAAACGCCGTTTGGCCTCTACACACGGGCTGTCACCCAGAACCGGCGGATGGCCGCTTCCATGGGCATCCGCACGCCCTGGATCGACGCTTTGACCTTCGGCCTGGGCTCCGGCATTGCAGGGATCGCGGGTGTTGCCCTTTCCCAAATCGACAACGTCTCGCCCAACCTAGGCCAAGGCTACATCATCGACAGCTTTATGGTCGTGGTCTTTGGCGGCGTCGGCAATCTCTGGGGCACACTCGTCGGCGCCATGACACTCGGTGTGGTCAACAAGTTCCTTGAGCCTTATGCCGGGGCGGTTCTCGCCAAAATCCTGGTGCTCGTCTTCATCATCCTATTCATTCAAAAGCGTCCACGGGGTCTGTTTGCCCTCAAGGGCCGGGCAGTCGAAGCATGA
- the urtA gene encoding urea ABC transporter substrate-binding protein, which yields MTSTFKKLALTGLMASTMIGGAAAEETIKVGILHSLSGTMAISETTLKDAMLMLIEEQNKKGGLLGKKLEAVVVDPASDWPLFAEKARELIEVNGVDAVFGCWTSVSRKSVLPVFEELNSLLFYPVQYEGEESQRNVFYTGAAPNTQAIPAVDYLMSEEGGSVERWVLAGTDYVYPRTTNKILEAYLKSKGVAEEDIMINYTPFGHSDWQTIVSDIKTFGSAGKKTAVVSTINGDANVPFYKELGNAGIKAEDIPVVAFSVGEEELAGLDTEPLVGHLAAWNYFQSADTDANAEFIETWQAFVGDEDRVTNDPMEAHYIGFNMWVEAVKKAGTTDSDAVIDAIVGVSVPNLTGGYSAMMPNHHITKPVLIGEIQDDGQFETVWETSGLVAGDAWSDYLEGSKDLIADWRAPMSCGNFNTATGKCGGSGS from the coding sequence ATGACATCTACATTCAAGAAGCTCGCGCTTACAGGCTTGATGGCCTCCACCATGATCGGTGGCGCTGCAGCTGAAGAGACCATCAAGGTCGGTATTCTGCACTCGCTCTCCGGCACGATGGCGATTTCTGAAACCACGCTGAAAGACGCCATGCTGATGCTCATCGAAGAGCAGAACAAAAAGGGCGGCCTTCTCGGCAAGAAACTGGAAGCTGTTGTTGTTGACCCGGCATCCGACTGGCCGCTGTTTGCCGAAAAAGCCCGCGAGCTGATCGAAGTGAACGGTGTTGACGCTGTCTTCGGTTGCTGGACGTCTGTCTCCCGCAAATCCGTTCTGCCGGTCTTTGAAGAGCTGAACTCCCTGCTCTTCTATCCGGTTCAGTACGAAGGCGAAGAGTCTCAGCGCAACGTCTTCTACACAGGCGCGGCTCCAAACACCCAGGCTATCCCGGCTGTTGACTACCTGATGAGCGAAGAAGGCGGCTCTGTTGAGCGCTGGGTTCTAGCCGGTACCGACTATGTTTATCCGCGCACAACCAACAAGATCCTGGAAGCTTACCTGAAGTCCAAGGGTGTTGCTGAAGAAGACATCATGATCAACTACACGCCGTTCGGTCATTCCGATTGGCAGACGATCGTTTCCGATATCAAGACCTTCGGCTCGGCGGGCAAGAAGACCGCTGTGGTTTCCACCATCAACGGCGACGCCAACGTTCCGTTCTATAAAGAACTCGGCAACGCTGGCATCAAGGCTGAAGACATCCCGGTTGTTGCCTTCTCCGTTGGTGAAGAAGAACTCGCAGGCCTCGACACCGAGCCGCTTGTTGGCCACTTGGCTGCCTGGAACTACTTCCAGTCCGCTGACACCGACGCAAACGCCGAGTTCATCGAAACATGGCAGGCATTTGTTGGCGACGAAGACCGCGTTACCAACGACCCGATGGAAGCCCACTACATCGGCTTCAACATGTGGGTCGAGGCCGTCAAGAAGGCCGGTACAACAGACTCTGATGCTGTGATCGACGCGATCGTTGGTGTGTCTGTGCCGAACCTGACCGGCGGTTACTCTGCAATGATGCCGAACCACCACATCACCAAGCCGGTGCTGATTGGCGAGATCCAGGACGACGGACAGTTTGAGACCGTCTGGGAAACCTCCGGTCTGGTCGCTGGTGACGCGTGGTCCGACTATCTGGAAGGCTCCAAGGATCTGATCGCCGATTGGCGAGCTCCGATGTCCTGCGGCAATTTCAACACCGCAACCGGCAAATGCGGCGGCTCCGGCTCTTAA
- the urtD gene encoding urea ABC transporter ATP-binding protein UrtD, protein MARATSQLYLDGVSVSFDGFKAINDLSLTIDPGEMRAIIGPNGAGKTTMMDIITGKTRPDEGDVFFDGTIDLTSEDEASIAELGIGRKFQKPTVFESHTVWDNLELSLKAPRGPFATLFHVITGGEKKRIEELLDLIRLGDKRDELAANLSHGQKQWLEIGMLLAQDPKLLLVDEPAAGMTDAETAETAELLKDIAKDHSVVVVEHDMDFVRSLDVKVTVLHEGSVLAEGSLDHVSADERVVEVYLGR, encoded by the coding sequence ATGGCCAGAGCAACAAGCCAACTCTATCTCGATGGCGTTTCGGTTTCCTTTGATGGTTTCAAAGCGATCAACGATCTGTCGCTGACCATCGATCCGGGTGAAATGCGCGCCATCATCGGTCCGAATGGCGCCGGTAAGACAACCATGATGGACATCATCACCGGCAAGACCCGGCCCGATGAAGGGGACGTCTTTTTTGACGGAACCATCGATCTGACATCTGAGGACGAAGCTTCCATTGCCGAACTTGGCATTGGCCGCAAGTTTCAAAAACCGACCGTATTTGAAAGCCACACGGTCTGGGACAATCTCGAACTCTCCCTGAAAGCCCCACGTGGCCCATTCGCGACCCTGTTTCATGTCATCACTGGCGGGGAGAAAAAGCGGATCGAAGAACTCCTGGACCTGATCCGGCTTGGCGATAAACGTGACGAACTAGCCGCCAATCTGTCTCACGGCCAGAAACAATGGCTGGAGATCGGCATGCTGCTCGCTCAAGACCCGAAGCTGCTTCTCGTCGATGAACCAGCCGCCGGGATGACCGATGCAGAAACAGCCGAAACGGCTGAACTCCTGAAAGACATTGCCAAGGACCACTCTGTCGTGGTGGTGGAACATGATATGGACTTCGTCCGTTCACTCGACGTCAAAGTGACGGTTCTGCACGAAGGTTCAGTCCTTGCCGAGGGGTCTCTGGACCATGTTTCCGCCGACGAGCGGGTTGTTGAAGTTTATCTCGGACGGTGA
- the urtE gene encoding urea ABC transporter ATP-binding subunit UrtE: protein MLKVDNIDLYYGAAQALKGVSLTAETGKVTCLMGRNGVGKTSTLRAVAGQQGISAGNIIWNGEDISSLAPYARAKKGIAVVPQGREVFPLLSVKENLETGYAPIPRKERYVPETIFELFPVLKDMLHRRGGDLSGGQQQQLAIARALVTRPKLLVLDEPTEGIQPSIIKDIGRAISWLRDQGTMAIVLVEQYFEFARDLADDYAVMDRGEIVLSGAGKNLSETEVRRYLTV, encoded by the coding sequence ATGCTGAAAGTCGACAATATTGATTTGTACTATGGGGCTGCCCAAGCGCTGAAAGGCGTTTCGCTCACCGCAGAAACGGGCAAGGTTACCTGCCTTATGGGCCGGAATGGGGTTGGCAAGACCTCGACTTTGCGCGCAGTTGCAGGTCAGCAGGGCATCAGCGCTGGCAACATTATATGGAACGGCGAGGACATCTCATCGCTTGCCCCATATGCCCGGGCGAAAAAAGGCATCGCAGTCGTGCCCCAAGGCCGTGAGGTGTTTCCGCTACTGAGCGTGAAGGAAAACCTGGAAACAGGCTACGCACCAATCCCGCGCAAGGAGCGTTATGTTCCAGAGACGATCTTCGAATTGTTCCCGGTCTTGAAAGACATGCTCCACCGGCGCGGCGGCGACCTCTCTGGCGGTCAGCAGCAACAACTGGCCATCGCGCGGGCATTGGTGACCCGGCCCAAGCTTCTGGTTCTGGACGAACCAACCGAAGGCATCCAGCCGTCGATCATCAAGGACATCGGCCGCGCGATTTCTTGGCTCCGAGATCAGGGTACGATGGCAATTGTCTTGGTCGAACAGTATTTTGAATTCGCCCGTGATCTGGCGGACGACTATGCCGTCATGGATCGCGGCGAGATCGTCCTATCGGGTGCAGGAAAGAATCTGTCTGAAACAGAGGTTCGCCGCTATCTAACAGTGTGA
- the urtC gene encoding urea ABC transporter permease subunit UrtC — MMTSFLFRAMDARAGIFLTILAAVILLVPAGNLLVPESSPFHVPTYAVALMGKYLTYALLALSVDLVWGFCGILSLGHAAFFALGGYAMGMYLMRQIGTRGVYGDPVLPDFMVFLNWDALPWFWYGFDMFWFAALMVVLVPGALAFIFGWFAFRSRVTGVYLSIITQALTYALLLAFFRNDMGFGGNNGLTDFKDILGFDVQADTTRAALFATSGITLGLCYLICRAITRSKLGKVLVAVRDAESRTRFLGYRVEHYKLFVWTISAMMAGIAGALYVPQVGIINPGEFAPANSIEVVIWVAVGGRGTLVGAVLGAVLVNFAKTWFTAVLPDVWLFALGGLFVVVTLFLPKGIVGTIGQGWTALKQRRISAEAESGSGTPPVAPPQSPAAPANVAAAPKGTPLSAEPQPAE, encoded by the coding sequence ATGATGACCTCCTTTCTATTCCGCGCCATGGACGCCCGGGCCGGGATTTTCCTGACGATCCTTGCTGCCGTCATTCTCTTGGTCCCGGCCGGAAACCTACTGGTTCCGGAAAGCTCTCCGTTCCATGTGCCAACCTATGCGGTCGCGCTGATGGGCAAATACCTGACCTATGCCCTCCTGGCGTTGTCCGTGGATCTGGTCTGGGGCTTTTGCGGAATTCTGTCACTCGGACACGCGGCCTTCTTCGCGCTCGGTGGATATGCCATGGGCATGTATCTGATGCGCCAGATCGGTACGCGCGGCGTATATGGCGATCCGGTCCTGCCGGACTTCATGGTGTTCCTGAACTGGGATGCCCTGCCCTGGTTCTGGTACGGCTTCGACATGTTCTGGTTTGCCGCACTGATGGTGGTTCTGGTTCCCGGCGCCTTGGCCTTCATCTTCGGCTGGTTCGCCTTCCGCTCCCGCGTTACAGGCGTATATCTCTCGATCATCACCCAGGCGCTGACCTATGCCCTTCTCCTTGCATTCTTCCGCAATGACATGGGCTTTGGCGGCAACAATGGCCTGACGGACTTCAAGGACATTCTGGGGTTTGACGTTCAGGCGGACACGACGCGGGCCGCACTTTTCGCTACCTCCGGGATCACACTGGGACTGTGTTACCTCATCTGCCGCGCAATCACCCGCTCCAAACTCGGCAAAGTTCTGGTTGCCGTGCGCGATGCGGAAAGCCGGACGCGCTTCCTTGGCTACCGGGTCGAACACTACAAGCTATTTGTCTGGACCATTTCAGCTATGATGGCAGGGATTGCCGGGGCGCTCTATGTGCCGCAGGTCGGTATCATCAATCCGGGCGAATTTGCTCCTGCCAACTCCATTGAAGTTGTGATTTGGGTTGCTGTTGGCGGACGCGGCACGCTTGTCGGCGCAGTCCTTGGCGCGGTCCTGGTCAACTTCGCCAAGACCTGGTTCACAGCCGTCCTGCCCGATGTCTGGCTGTTTGCCCTCGGCGGCCTCTTTGTTGTTGTAACCCTCTTCCTGCCGAAAGGCATCGTCGGAACCATCGGTCAAGGTTGGACAGCCCTAAAGCAACGCAGGATTTCCGCGGAGGCGGAAAGCGGCTCTGGTACACCTCCGGTCGCACCACCACAAAGTCCGGCAGCACCTGCCAACGTCGCAGCGGCGCCGAAAGGTACACCTCTTTCAGCCGAACCCCAACCTGCGGAGTAA
- a CDS encoding sugar transferase has protein sequence MKRVFDGLASLAGLILLAPLLIGVAAAVKLTSKGPVFFRQTRLGLNGQPFSILKFRTMYVDRCDASGLKHTVAGDPRITAVGRFLRRSSFDELPQLINVLRGQMSLVGPRPYVPGMQAGGIAYECLDYRYYDRLRVLPGITGLAQVNGYRGDASDEEAARIRLEYDLAYIENTGLWLDIKIIARTIIREFFKGSGA, from the coding sequence GTGAAACGGGTCTTTGATGGTTTGGCCTCCTTGGCCGGTCTCATCCTGTTGGCTCCGTTGCTGATTGGTGTGGCTGCGGCAGTTAAACTGACCAGCAAAGGACCGGTGTTTTTCAGGCAAACCCGCTTGGGCTTGAATGGCCAGCCGTTTTCGATCCTGAAGTTCCGGACGATGTATGTGGACCGGTGTGATGCATCCGGCCTCAAACATACGGTTGCTGGCGATCCCCGGATTACCGCAGTCGGACGTTTTTTGCGCCGGAGCAGCTTTGATGAACTTCCCCAGTTGATCAATGTCTTACGCGGACAAATGTCCCTCGTCGGACCCCGGCCCTATGTGCCGGGCATGCAGGCGGGTGGTATTGCCTATGAGTGCTTGGATTACCGCTATTATGATCGGCTTCGGGTTCTCCCTGGGATCACTGGGTTGGCTCAGGTCAATGGCTACCGCGGAGATGCCTCAGATGAGGAAGCTGCTCGCATACGCCTAGAATACGATCTGGCCTACATCGAAAACACCGGCTTGTGGCTTGATATCAAAATCATCGCCCGGACGATCATCCGCGAGTTTTTCAAAGGCAGCGGCGCCTGA
- a CDS encoding UDP-glucose/GDP-mannose dehydrogenase family protein, whose translation MRVAMIGTGYVGLVSGTCFADFGHIVTCIDKDASKIDALNKGEIPIYEPGLQELVAKNVAEERLFFTTDAAEAVKGADAVFIAVGTPTRRGDGHADLSYVYAAAEEIAGLIDGFTVVITKSTVPVGTGDEVEAIIRKTRPDADVAVVSNPEFLREGAAIEDFKRPDRVVVGTESAKAVDVMRELYRPLYLNETPILVTKRRTSELIKYAANAFLAVKITFINEIADLCEKVGGNVQEVSRGIGLDNRIGAKFLHAGPGYGGSCFPKDTLALSKIAAEADSGLKIVDSVIEVNAERKKKMADKVIDFMGGDVAGKTIALLGLAFKPNTDDMREAPSIDIVEKLQAAGAKIRAYDPASMEEAAQIMQGVMFCDGPYHAIEGADVIVIVTEWDQFRALDLDRVKSLAKTPKVADLRNIYKPDYMAERGFDYVSVGRAY comes from the coding sequence ATGCGCGTTGCAATGATTGGAACCGGCTATGTCGGTCTGGTGTCAGGAACCTGTTTTGCCGATTTCGGTCACATAGTGACTTGCATCGATAAGGATGCATCCAAGATTGATGCCCTCAACAAGGGCGAGATCCCGATCTACGAACCCGGCCTTCAAGAGCTTGTTGCCAAAAACGTTGCCGAAGAGCGCCTGTTTTTCACAACCGACGCGGCTGAAGCTGTCAAAGGCGCAGATGCCGTTTTTATTGCCGTTGGGACACCAACCCGGCGCGGCGATGGCCATGCAGACCTCTCTTACGTTTATGCAGCTGCCGAAGAGATTGCCGGCCTGATCGACGGGTTTACGGTAGTGATTACCAAATCCACGGTTCCGGTCGGAACCGGCGACGAAGTCGAGGCGATCATCCGCAAAACGCGTCCGGATGCGGACGTTGCCGTCGTCTCCAATCCTGAATTCTTGCGCGAAGGCGCGGCCATTGAAGACTTCAAGCGCCCAGACCGTGTGGTCGTCGGCACCGAAAGCGCCAAGGCCGTCGATGTCATGCGCGAACTGTACCGGCCGCTGTACCTCAATGAAACACCGATCCTGGTGACCAAGCGGCGCACCTCCGAGCTGATCAAATACGCAGCCAATGCGTTCCTGGCAGTGAAGATCACGTTCATCAACGAGATCGCTGACCTTTGCGAAAAGGTGGGTGGCAATGTCCAGGAAGTGTCCCGTGGCATCGGCCTGGACAACCGGATCGGCGCTAAATTCCTGCACGCAGGCCCGGGTTATGGCGGCTCCTGCTTCCCCAAGGACACCCTTGCTTTGTCCAAAATTGCCGCAGAGGCCGACTCCGGACTGAAAATCGTCGACTCTGTGATTGAGGTGAACGCCGAACGGAAAAAGAAGATGGCCGACAAGGTTATTGATTTCATGGGCGGGGATGTTGCCGGCAAAACCATCGCTCTTCTCGGACTGGCCTTCAAACCAAACACGGATGACATGCGCGAAGCACCCAGCATCGATATCGTTGAGAAGCTGCAGGCCGCCGGTGCCAAAATCCGTGCGTATGACCCGGCCAGCATGGAAGAAGCAGCTCAAATCATGCAGGGTGTGATGTTCTGCGATGGGCCGTATCATGCCATCGAAGGCGCCGATGTCATTGTCATCGTAACCGAGTGGGATCAGTTCCGGGCTCTCGACCTCGACCGGGTCAAGTCACTCGCTAAAACGCCAAAGGTTGCCGACCTCAGAAACATCTACAAGCCCGACTATATGGCCGAGCGCGGGTTCGATTATGTGAGTGTTGGCCGCGCCTATTGA